The genomic segment TATGGCTTCAAAATTAAAAATTGCAAAAGTAACAGCCAATAAAAACATTCCAACGTATATCGCCAACGGTAAAAGAGAAAATGTAATTGTAGATATCATTAACAATAAACAAGTAGGAACAAAATTTATTAGTGCTTAGGTTCCAACCATAAGATCAGAACCAAGACTTAATCCTATTTACCAAATAAATAGATAAAATATTAAAGCCTATTAGTGGTTTAAAGCTTCACTTAAAAAATAAGTATCGAACCGTTAGTAACGATTAAAAACTTAAACATGAAACTATTACAAACAGACATAAAAAACAACGTTCTAAAATCAATGATAAAGATTTTGGGTCGCGAAAGGCATTCAATTATTGAAGCCAATAAAAAAGATCTAAATGCTTTTCAAAAAGAAGATCAAGCCTTATATGATCGTCTCATTGTGAATGATAAAAAGGTAGATGAAATGATAGCTGCCGTAGAAGCTGTAATGCTTCAAGAAGATCCTGTTGGTAGAGAAATAACCAATAAAACTTTAAAAAACAAGCTTAACATCGTTAACACGACAGCTCCGTTCGGTACGATATTGATCATTTATGAATCGCGACCAGATGTTACTATAGAAGCTGCAGTTTTAGCCTTTAAAGCCAATAATAAGATTTTATTAAAAGGAGGTAAAGAAGCCTTAAACAGTAATCTTATTTTAGAAAAATGCTGGCACGAAGCTTTAGAAGACAACGGATTATCTAAGGATTGGATTAAACTTCTGCATTTAAAACGAGAGGAAACTCAAGAATTTCTTAAAAACCCTACCGAACCTTTAGATTTAATTGTGCCTCGTGGTGGTGAGCGACTAATCAATTTTGTAAAAACACATGCCACATGTGCTGTTTTAGTCAGTGGCCGTGGAAATAACTTTTTATATGTATCAGAACATGCGGATTGGAGTAAAGCTGTAAATGTGATTATTAATGCAAAAACAGATAAAATTTCGGGCTGCAATGCCTTAGACAAAGTACTTATCAATAAGAATTTACCGCAATATGAAATAAAACTGAAAATGCTTCAAGAAAAATTGGAACAACATAAGGTTGAGATTCTAGTTGATCATAAAGTTTCTGATATTTTACCGCAAAAGGAAACCATTGCAAATCAAGATATATGGTATGAGGAATTTTTAGCATTAAAATTACTTATCGGAC from the Winogradskyella helgolandensis genome contains:
- a CDS encoding glutamate-5-semialdehyde dehydrogenase translates to MKLLQTDIKNNVLKSMIKILGRERHSIIEANKKDLNAFQKEDQALYDRLIVNDKKVDEMIAAVEAVMLQEDPVGREITNKTLKNKLNIVNTTAPFGTILIIYESRPDVTIEAAVLAFKANNKILLKGGKEALNSNLILEKCWHEALEDNGLSKDWIKLLHLKREETQEFLKNPTEPLDLIVPRGGERLINFVKTHATCAVLVSGRGNNFLYVSEHADWSKAVNVIINAKTDKISGCNALDKVLINKNLPQYEIKLKMLQEKLEQHKVEILVDHKVSDILPQKETIANQDIWYEEFLALKLLIGQVSSLDEAIKTINTYSGKHSASIITEDKTEAMNFMHNVDSAAVYHNASTRFTDGGQMGVGAELAISTDKLHHRGPLGLNQLVTNKYYVYGDGQVRI